In Nicotiana tabacum cultivar K326 chromosome 19, ASM71507v2, whole genome shotgun sequence, one DNA window encodes the following:
- the LOC142161673 gene encoding E3 ubiquitin-protein ligase PUB23-like, which translates to MSTPLLLSAYNQENLNHLSMDFPQHFRCPISMELMKDPVTISTGVTYERKNVEKWFYTYKKKTCPATMQAIHSFDMTPNHTLKRLILAWQNGKSQSNSSSSFSNKHDELVSLLNTIESSPFKVSSLKKLKSIVDVGDHDVKDDFKTCGGVEVLVRIIQQILMESSDFVTFRACEEALSLLIKLPFVLEEEETIKILLQPGCMKSMAIMLQRGSAEARFCTVSIFQRITKADCNWNIVIEDQGIEFFKSLLEILSDEICSKASSCALQVLIDILEKSKKSRLKAIEAGAICKLIEILPDSNKSNCEKIMYLIKLLCECADGRMGFIEHGLGIAVISKKMLNISNVATKIGAKILSLICNSNPTEKVLEDMLMYGTVKKLVTLLHISGSSSTKDRVLKIFKLHGDKWKKNPCFPYELKNYLGLGSDSL; encoded by the coding sequence ATGTCTACCCCACTTCTCCTTTCAGCTTATAATCAAGAAAATCTAAATCATCTGTCTATGGATTTTCCTCAACATTTTAGATGCCCCATTTCCATGGAGCTTATGAAAGATCCTGTTACAATATCCACTGGTGTAACATATGAGAGAAAAAATGTAGAAAAATGGTTCTATACTTACAAGAAAAAAACTTGTCCTGCTACAATGCAAGCAATTCACAGCTTTGACATGACTCCAAATCACACCCTCAAGAGACTCATTCTTGCTTGGCAAAATGGGAAATCTCAATCAAATTCATCCTCTTCATTTTCCAACAAACACGATGAGCTCGTTTCGTTGCTCAATACGATTGAATCGAGCCCTTTTAAGGTAAGTTCTTTAAAGAAACTCAAGTCAATTGTTGACGTAGGTGATCATGATGTGAAGGATGATTTCAAAACATGTGGTGGTGTTGAGGTTCTTGTTAGGATCATTCAACAAATTTTAATGGAAAGCTCGGATTTTGTCACGTTTAGAGCTTGTGAAGAGGCTCTTAGTCTTTTGATCAAATTGCCATTTGTATtagaagaagaggagacaatCAAGATTTTGTTACAACCAGGGTGCATGAAATCCATGGCCATAATGCTCCAACGGGGAAGTGCAGAAGCAAGATTTTGCACCGTTTCGATATTCCAAAGGATCACAAAAGCTGATTGCAATTGGAATATTGTGATTGAAGATCAAGGGATTGAATTCTTCAAATCCTTGTTGGAGATTTTATCTGATGAAATCTGCAGTAAGGCAAGTTCTTGTGCATTACAAGTGTTGATAGACATACTCGAAAAATCGAAAAAATCAAGATTGAAAGCTATAGAGGCTGGTGCTATTTGCAAACTCATTGAAATACTTCCAGATTCAAACAAATCAAATTGTGAGAAAATAATGTACTTGATCAAGTTATTGTGTGAATGTGCTGATGGAAGAATGGGATTCATAGAACATGGGTTAGGAATTGCAGTCATATCCAAGAAAATGTTGAATATTTCAAATGTAGCCACAAAAATTGGGGCGAAAATTCTTTCATTGATTTGCAATTCTAACCCCACAGAGAAggttttggaggatatgttgatgTATGGAACAGTGAAAAAATTGGTGACTTTGTTACATATTAGTGGCTCTTCATCAACAAAAGATAGAGTTCTCAAGATTTTCAAGTTACATGGTGATAAATGGAAGAAAAATCCATGTTTCCCTTATGAGCTCAAGaattatttggggttgggaagTGATTCTTTGTAA